The nucleotide sequence TTCTAACTGCCAGAGGCCTTCCTCAACCAAAATCGTTACCATGCACATGGCGAGCTTCCCGCGGCCAAAGCGTGATCGCTTGGAAAAGCATTCATATGTTATCCTACTATTCCACTCTAGAAATTAGAAATGCATGACATGCATTTTCTATATTGAATATTAATTGAGAAGAAATGATTACACCAGCAAATTGGACATATCAATAGAGAATGATAATTTGATTACGCATCAAaacatttattttaataaaacatTAGGCGATATTAGCTCCTTGGAGTATAAGGGTGGAGGATACAGAGCGTTCATCCACAAACCCGAAGGTGAACGGTCCTACAACTAGACTGTGACCGCATCCATGAATTCTGAATCATTTCCCATAGCCTCCAAAGTCTCAGCCAAAAGACAAGCTTCAATATCAATGCTACCTTCTTCAACCCCCGAAAACACTGTAATTTTCCCATGTGACTTATTCCCAGCACCACTTCTCACCCCAACTGGCCTTCCCCAACCAAAGTCATTTCCATACACGTCGAACCGTGGTGAACTGCTTGTGACCAAAGCGTGAACAgccatgtttccttctttcagCAACTTAGGCTCTTGTACCCAAAACTCCAAGAATTTTCTCAGTTTCTCTTCTGTGTGCAAAGCCACCATCTTGTTCATTTCCCAAGCCACAAAACCAAGCCCGCGTTCGATAACTTCCCTTGCTTTGACGGTCACAGTTCCCGCTTGAACTGCATTGCCAAAGTATTGTTGTGACAATGGTGGGTTCATTCTTGACCTAGCACCTATGAGAAATCGATAACTACTTTCTTTATCAGGATCAAGATCTCCATTACTACCACGGATTATAGACCGCCAAAGATGAGCTAACACTGCTTGTAAAGAGgagatttttgttttagtattttcaaGTTGAATCTCAGCATTGGCTTTTGCTTTCAGCTGAGCAATTTTTTCCTTTGAGAAGTGAAAGACTCTTTCTTTTAGTAATGGTACTCGGATATTTCCGATGTGTTTATCGGAGACTTGAACCTCAATTTTTGAGAATGGAATTCGAATGGGACTAATATTACCATCGAGAAGCCAACGCTTGAGAACAGGTGGCTTTgagacaaaatcaaaaccccgAGAAATTTCGGACCAAGAGTTAAAGAAGTGCCAAAAGGAAGTGCCATCAACAACTGTGTGGTTGACGGTGCAGCCTATGAAAATACCATCCATAAGCTCAGTTACTTGCACTGCAAGCAACGGCTTAGAGGTTCCCTCGTAGTTTTTAGCACCAtttagaggaaaaaaagagtggACAACAGCACGAGGAACATAGACAGATTCATTTATGTCGGAGAGGGTAACACCGTCGGCTTTGGCATGGACAAACAGGGCCCCTGCATTATTACAATTGATGAAAAAGGAGGTGGTGTTATTGTCGTGGTGAATAGTGGCAAGGCGACCGGAAAGTGGAGGAAAGAAGTCAAGTGTTCGAGAAAGGGCGGCTTTCAGATGTTGAATATGTTGTGATAAAGTTTTCGGGTTGTGAAAGAGGAGTCCCTTTTGGATGGGATCAACAAGAAGGAATTGAAGGTCCCAT is from Pyrus communis chromosome 10, drPyrComm1.1, whole genome shotgun sequence and encodes:
- the LOC137748934 gene encoding uncharacterized acetyltransferase At3g50280-like, giving the protein MGGAKVISTCTVQAASHNVNEYCSTQRVELTPWDLQFLLVDPIQKGLLFHNPKTLSQHIQHLKAALSRTLDFFPPLSGRLATIHHDNNTTSFFINCNNAGALFVHAKADGVTLSDINESVYVPRAVVHSFFPLNGAKNYEGTSKPLLAVQVTELMDGIFIGCTVNHTVVDGTSFWHFFNSWSEISRGFDFVSKPPVLKRWLLDGNISPIRIPFSKIEVQVSDKHIGNIRVPLLKERVFHFSKEKIAQLKAKANAEIQLENTKTKISSLQAVLAHLWRSIIRGSNGDLDPDKESSYRFLIGARSRMNPPLSQQYFGNAVQAGTVTVKAREVIERGLGFVAWEMNKMVALHTEEKLRKFLEFWVQEPKLLKEGNMAVHALVTSSSPRFDVYGNDFGWGRPVGVRSGAGNKSHGKITVFSGVEEGSIDIEACLLAETLEAMGNDSEFMDAVTV